In one Corynebacterium bovis DSM 20582 = CIP 54.80 genomic region, the following are encoded:
- a CDS encoding ABC transporter permease — protein sequence MTGTVRRVAAPTILGVALLAAALALWQAASSLGWLSPLAPTPTGTARRAVDILSDPLHRDGPADVGIAWHLLASLRRVLLGFAVAALVAVPLGFALGRSTTLRRAVDPAVQVLRPVSPLAWLPIGLALLRDAEHTAVFVIVLSAVWPTLISTVDAVRSVNPTYVNLAATLGTPWWSRLWNVWLPASLPGIVTGLRLSLSTSWLVIIAAEMLVGGQGIGFFVWTMWNRLDIDAIVVAIVLIGVIGLVLDHLVSAVQKVVRHD from the coding sequence ATGACCGGCACCGTACGGCGCGTCGCCGCCCCCACGATCCTCGGCGTGGCCCTCCTCGCGGCCGCCCTCGCGCTGTGGCAGGCGGCGTCGTCCCTCGGATGGCTGAGCCCCCTCGCCCCGACCCCGACGGGGACCGCGCGCCGGGCCGTCGACATCCTCTCCGACCCCCTCCACCGGGACGGGCCGGCGGACGTCGGGATCGCCTGGCACCTGCTGGCGAGCCTGCGCCGGGTGCTGCTCGGGTTCGCCGTCGCCGCCCTCGTCGCGGTGCCGCTCGGGTTCGCCCTCGGGAGGAGTACGACGCTGCGCCGCGCGGTCGACCCCGCCGTCCAGGTGCTGCGCCCGGTGTCGCCGCTGGCGTGGCTGCCGATCGGGCTCGCGCTGCTCCGGGACGCCGAGCACACGGCGGTGTTCGTCATCGTGCTCTCGGCGGTCTGGCCGACGCTCATCAGCACCGTCGACGCGGTCCGGTCGGTCAACCCGACGTACGTCAACCTCGCCGCCACCCTCGGGACCCCGTGGTGGTCGCGGCTGTGGAACGTGTGGCTGCCGGCGTCCCTGCCCGGCATCGTCACCGGGCTCCGGCTGTCCCTGTCGACGTCGTGGCTGGTCATCATCGCCGCCGAGATGCTCGTCGGCGGGCAGGGCATCGGCTTCTTCGTGTGGACGATGTGGAACCGGCTCGACATCGACGCGATCGTCGTCGCCATCGTCCTCATCGGGGTCATCGGGCTCGTCCTCGACCACCTCGTCTCCGCCGTCCAGAAAGTGGTGCGCCATGACTGA
- a CDS encoding OsmC family protein, producing the protein MSDLTPNHTAGEPLEPISAEDLAALAAKNVENPEGGRKVMRTHTEADGRFRNYTRIRDLEPVLVSEPPQLLGDNSAPNPTEVAQAALGACISVGIQAIATHRGVTLTDIQIDIEGRIDVSPTWGVGDTGADKRPGVSDVHVKIHLEGDADRETLDQIQKDAIEWSPVVNTYTRPATLTSELV; encoded by the coding sequence ATGTCCGATCTCACCCCGAACCACACCGCCGGCGAGCCGCTGGAGCCGATCAGCGCCGAGGACCTCGCCGCCCTCGCCGCGAAGAACGTCGAGAACCCGGAGGGTGGCCGCAAGGTCATGCGCACCCACACCGAGGCCGACGGCCGCTTCCGCAACTACACGCGCATCCGCGACCTCGAGCCGGTCCTCGTCTCCGAGCCGCCGCAGCTCCTCGGCGACAACTCCGCGCCGAACCCGACCGAGGTCGCCCAGGCCGCCCTCGGCGCCTGCATCTCCGTCGGCATCCAGGCGATCGCCACCCACCGCGGCGTGACGCTCACGGACATCCAGATCGACATCGAGGGCAGGATCGACGTCTCCCCGACGTGGGGTGTCGGCGACACCGGCGCGGACAAGCGCCCCGGTGTGTCCGACGTGCACGTGAAGATCCACCTCGAGGGTGACGCCGACCGCGAGACGCTGGACCAGATCCAGAAGGACGCCATCGAGTGGTCCCCTGTGGTCAACACCTACACCCGGCCGGCGACGCTCACCTCCGAGCTCGTCTGA
- a CDS encoding ABC transporter substrate-binding protein, giving the protein MDPISRRDVLRWSALTAAGAVALPAVSALTACAGPGPGGGTPGDPVTVGYVPIACAAPLVLADARGLFARHGVSVTLRRFAGWADLWSAYATGDIDVAHMLTPMPVVISSGAVTGRRPTRIIATQNTNGQALTLAARHVGHVTSAADLRGTVLAIPFEYSVHALLLRDHLAAAGVDPTRDVELRLLRPADMVAQLEVGGIDGFIGPEPFNQRALASGAGRIFTLTRALWDRHPCCCVAVAADWDDAHPDVTAGLVAGLRDAATLANSPGDRAEVASSLAADRYLNQKPALLTPVLAGTYTDWHGTPVTDPDRIRFGDPTDPAAVTWMTAQLGRWGVGGGAFTGDDAIRAAVRAVLPRDRSTVLPDTPGRTLTVNGRVFDPDHPTDSIREDTR; this is encoded by the coding sequence GTGGACCCGATCTCCCGCCGCGACGTCCTCCGGTGGTCGGCCCTCACCGCCGCCGGGGCCGTGGCCCTCCCCGCCGTGTCGGCCCTCACGGCGTGCGCGGGACCGGGCCCGGGCGGCGGCACCCCGGGCGACCCCGTCACCGTCGGCTACGTGCCCATCGCCTGCGCCGCCCCGCTCGTCCTCGCCGACGCCCGCGGCCTCTTCGCCCGGCACGGGGTGTCCGTCACCCTCCGCCGCTTCGCCGGGTGGGCCGACCTGTGGAGCGCCTACGCCACCGGGGACATCGACGTCGCGCACATGCTCACCCCGATGCCCGTCGTCATCTCCTCCGGCGCCGTCACCGGCCGCCGCCCCACCCGGATCATCGCCACGCAGAACACCAACGGGCAGGCCCTCACCCTCGCCGCCCGGCACGTCGGACACGTCACATCGGCGGCGGACCTCCGCGGGACGGTCCTGGCGATCCCCTTCGAGTACTCCGTCCACGCCCTGCTCCTCCGCGACCACCTGGCCGCCGCGGGTGTCGACCCGACGCGCGACGTCGAGCTCCGCCTGCTCCGCCCGGCCGACATGGTCGCCCAGCTGGAGGTCGGCGGGATCGACGGCTTCATCGGTCCCGAACCGTTCAACCAGCGGGCGCTGGCCTCCGGGGCGGGCCGGATATTCACCCTCACCCGGGCGTTGTGGGACCGGCACCCGTGCTGCTGCGTCGCCGTCGCCGCGGACTGGGACGACGCCCACCCGGACGTCACCGCCGGACTCGTCGCCGGACTCCGGGACGCCGCGACCCTCGCGAACAGCCCCGGGGACCGTGCGGAGGTCGCGTCGTCCCTCGCCGCCGACCGCTACCTCAACCAGAAGCCCGCCCTGCTCACCCCCGTGCTCGCGGGCACGTACACGGACTGGCACGGCACCCCGGTCACGGACCCCGACCGGATCCGCTTCGGCGACCCCACGGACCCGGCGGCCGTGACGTGGATGACCGCCCAGCTCGGCCGGTGGGGGGTCGGCGGCGGGGCGTTCACCGGGGACGACGCGATCCGGGCCGCCGTCCGGGCCGTGCTGCCCCGGGACCGGTCCACCGTCCTGCCGGACACCCCCGGCCGCACCCTCACGGTCAACGGCCGTGTCTTCGACCCCGACCACCCCACCGACAGCATCCGGGAGGACACCCGATGA
- a CDS encoding ABC transporter ATP-binding protein, giving the protein MTDRDSSVVLDAVTRSYGTTTVIAPTSVTVGDGEFVSVLGPSGCGKSTILSMVAGLAAPSTGRVLAGGRPVRGPGPDRGMVFQDHALLPWKTARGNVEFGLASARPELTRAQRREVADRHLARVGLARAADRRPARLSGGMQQRVGLARAFAVDPEILLLDEPFGALDALTRRELQLQLLEVWEESQRTVIMVTHDVDEAILLSDRVLVMSAGPESTVIADVPVDLPRPRHTVAGAGGDGGGDTDRRERYTAGLRRELLGLLQSQH; this is encoded by the coding sequence ATGACTGACAGGGACTCCTCCGTCGTCCTCGACGCCGTCACCCGGTCCTACGGGACGACCACCGTCATCGCCCCGACCTCGGTGACCGTGGGCGACGGCGAGTTCGTCTCCGTCCTCGGCCCCTCCGGGTGCGGGAAGTCCACCATCCTGTCGATGGTCGCGGGGCTCGCCGCGCCCAGCACCGGCCGGGTCCTCGCCGGGGGCCGCCCGGTCCGCGGGCCCGGGCCCGACCGCGGGATGGTCTTCCAGGACCACGCCCTCCTGCCGTGGAAGACCGCGCGCGGCAACGTCGAGTTCGGGCTCGCGTCCGCCCGGCCGGAGCTCACCCGGGCGCAGCGCCGGGAGGTCGCGGACCGGCACCTCGCGCGCGTGGGCCTGGCCCGGGCGGCGGACCGGCGGCCGGCGCGGCTGTCCGGCGGGATGCAGCAGCGCGTCGGGCTCGCGCGGGCGTTCGCCGTCGACCCCGAGATCCTCCTCCTCGACGAACCGTTCGGCGCGCTCGACGCCCTCACCCGCCGCGAGCTCCAGCTCCAGCTGCTCGAGGTCTGGGAGGAGTCGCAGCGGACGGTCATCATGGTCACCCACGACGTCGACGAGGCGATCCTCCTGTCCGACCGGGTGCTCGTCATGTCCGCGGGGCCGGAGTCGACCGTCATCGCGGACGTGCCGGTGGACCTGCCCCGGCCGCGGCACACCGTCGCCGGCGCGGGCGGGGACGGGGGCGGGGACACGGACCGGCGGGAACGCTACACCGCCGGGCTGCGGCGGGAGCTGCTCGGGCTGCTGCAGTCGCAGCACTGA
- the efeB gene encoding iron uptake transporter deferrochelatase/peroxidase subunit — MTDDMDATTSQQRPPEDGRTTAATAASPATATAATGTGTAPTRAPGVPRRRFLAGMGVGVLGTAAVGGGILAATGRTEDVVAAAAGRATTPDPDGTVPFRGAHQAGVTTAQQEHLHIVAFDVTSRDRAALRDMLRRWTSMAERMTRGETTVDGGSLMGDDATNQHATDRTKVPQDTGEATDLPTANLTLTVGFGPSLFDDRFGLADRRPRELTKFPTFPGDQLRDDLSYGDIVVQACADDPQVAVHAVRNLARAGSGVVQVRWSQLGYGRASSTSTDQTTPRNLFGFKDGTRNLKSEDGADIERFVWATDDGWMTGGTYLCARRIRMLLELWDRQILDEQQHTFARYKGSGAPLGTDDEFADVPFDLTLGTEPAVPTDSHVYLAHPDQHGGARILRRAYNFVDGSDSVGHINGGLFFIAFVAKPSETFIPIQLELSRKDKMNEYVRYESAALFACPPGLRDGEDWGTALFGE; from the coding sequence ATGACCGACGACATGGACGCCACCACCTCACAGCAGCGGCCGCCGGAGGACGGCCGCACCACCGCCGCCACCGCGGCCTCCCCGGCCACCGCCACCGCCGCCACCGGCACCGGCACGGCCCCCACCCGGGCACCCGGTGTCCCCCGTCGGCGTTTCCTCGCCGGCATGGGCGTCGGCGTCCTCGGCACCGCCGCCGTCGGGGGCGGGATCCTCGCCGCGACCGGCCGCACGGAGGACGTCGTCGCCGCCGCGGCGGGGCGTGCCACGACCCCCGACCCCGACGGCACCGTCCCCTTCCGGGGCGCCCACCAGGCCGGGGTGACGACGGCGCAGCAGGAGCACCTGCACATCGTCGCCTTTGACGTCACCTCGCGCGACCGCGCCGCCCTCCGCGACATGCTCCGCCGGTGGACGTCGATGGCCGAGCGCATGACCCGGGGTGAGACCACCGTCGACGGCGGGTCGCTCATGGGGGACGACGCCACGAACCAGCACGCCACCGACCGGACGAAGGTCCCCCAGGACACCGGTGAGGCCACCGACCTCCCCACGGCGAACCTCACCCTCACCGTCGGCTTCGGCCCGTCGCTCTTCGACGACCGTTTCGGCCTGGCCGACCGCCGCCCCCGGGAACTCACGAAGTTCCCCACGTTCCCCGGCGACCAGCTCCGCGACGACCTGTCCTACGGCGACATCGTCGTCCAGGCGTGCGCCGACGACCCGCAGGTCGCCGTGCACGCGGTGCGGAACCTCGCGCGGGCCGGCAGCGGCGTGGTGCAGGTCCGCTGGTCGCAGCTGGGGTACGGCCGGGCGTCGTCGACAAGTACGGACCAGACGACCCCCCGCAACCTCTTCGGGTTCAAGGACGGCACCCGGAACCTCAAGTCCGAGGACGGCGCGGACATCGAGCGCTTCGTCTGGGCGACCGACGACGGCTGGATGACGGGTGGCACGTACCTGTGCGCCCGGCGCATCCGGATGCTCCTCGAACTGTGGGACCGCCAGATCCTCGACGAGCAGCAGCACACGTTCGCCCGGTACAAGGGCTCGGGGGCACCGCTCGGCACCGACGACGAGTTCGCGGACGTCCCGTTCGACCTCACCCTCGGCACCGAACCCGCGGTCCCGACGGACTCGCACGTCTACCTCGCCCACCCCGACCAGCACGGCGGGGCCCGGATCCTGCGGCGGGCGTACAACTTCGTCGACGGCTCCGACTCGGTCGGGCACATCAACGGCGGGTTGTTCTTCATCGCGTTCGTCGCGAAGCCCTCCGAGACGTTCATCCCGATCCAGCTGGAGCTGTCCCGGAAGGACAAGATGAACGAGTACGTGCGCTACGAGTCCGCGGCGCTCTTCGCGTGCCCGCCCGGCCTGCGCGACGGGGAGGACTGGGGCACGGCCCTGTTCGGGGAGTGA
- a CDS encoding cation diffusion facilitator family transporter — protein MSPAPHDHSATAHDAGHDGHSHDPGHTHDAGAGHAHAGHNHDHAHDAGAGHAHAGHNHDHSHSHSHGHSHAPRGGRALAVVLVMTTVILVAEVVGGIASGSLALLADAGHMFSDSAGLLLAGVALVVGRRPANAAATYGFRRAEVLAAAVNAVAIAAISVWILVAAFQRLGKGVEVETGLMMVVALIGLAANVVSAVILNRSAGESLNIRGAYLHVLADLLGSVAVIVAGLVITFTGWTPADTVASVLIVLIILPRTWSLFRQAWRVLMEQVPAGVDVEGIRRRVEAVPGVSRAHDLHVWSVDGEGLVATVHVVRDGEAAAGCGMLDAVHAVLRADGIGHATVQVEDPGHAEHEEARCDAPEGVDEAGRPAAHP, from the coding sequence TTGTCTCCTGCTCCTCACGACCACTCCGCCACCGCGCACGACGCCGGCCACGACGGTCACAGTCACGACCCCGGCCACACCCACGACGCCGGCGCGGGCCACGCGCACGCCGGCCACAACCACGACCACGCCCACGACGCCGGCGCGGGCCACGCGCACGCCGGCCACAACCACGACCACAGCCACAGCCACAGCCACGGCCACAGCCACGCGCCGCGCGGGGGCCGGGCGCTCGCCGTCGTCCTCGTCATGACGACGGTCATCCTCGTCGCCGAGGTCGTCGGGGGCATCGCCTCCGGCTCGCTCGCCCTCCTCGCCGACGCCGGCCACATGTTCTCCGACTCCGCCGGGCTCCTCCTCGCCGGCGTCGCCCTCGTCGTCGGGCGGCGGCCCGCGAACGCGGCGGCCACGTACGGCTTCCGCCGGGCGGAGGTGCTCGCCGCCGCCGTCAACGCCGTGGCGATCGCGGCGATCTCCGTGTGGATCCTCGTTGCGGCGTTCCAGCGGCTGGGGAAGGGGGTGGAGGTCGAGACCGGCCTCATGATGGTCGTCGCGCTCATCGGTCTCGCCGCGAACGTCGTCTCCGCGGTGATCCTCAACCGGTCGGCGGGGGAGTCGCTGAACATCCGGGGCGCGTACCTGCATGTCCTCGCCGACCTGCTGGGGTCGGTCGCGGTCATCGTGGCGGGTCTCGTCATCACCTTCACGGGGTGGACGCCGGCGGACACGGTGGCGTCGGTCCTCATCGTGCTCATCATCCTGCCGCGCACGTGGTCGCTGTTCCGGCAGGCGTGGCGGGTGCTCATGGAGCAGGTCCCGGCCGGGGTGGACGTCGAGGGGATCCGGCGGCGGGTCGAGGCGGTGCCCGGGGTGTCGCGGGCGCACGACCTCCACGTGTGGTCCGTCGACGGGGAGGGGCTCGTCGCGACGGTCCACGTGGTCCGCGACGGGGAGGCCGCCGCGGGGTGCGGGATGCTCGACGCGGTCCACGCGGTGCTCCGTGCCGACGGGATCGGTCACGCGACGGTGCAGGTCGAGGACCCCGGTCACGCCGAGCACGAGGAGGCGCGGTGTGACGCCCCGGAGGGTGTCGACGAGGCCGGCCGCCCCGCCGCCCACCCCTGA
- a CDS encoding acyl-CoA dehydrogenase family protein, producing the protein MPETPASVDLTPLTLPSELASTVAENAKAVDTGDTDARYALPLLGEAGLLDAGAPEDRDGRLIDMVRTVRELSRYDLSVGFTVWATRMTLEYLRASESLRAAELAPALAAGERPGVTGMASAFKDFAGCGEVDLTAERVDGGYRVSGKLNWASNLYDDAVVVSAATTGTPGDGDATATKILFVVEAGAEGMTFGRPFGLLGLNATASAWVSLDGVFVADDAVLTTDLHPFLARVRPTFALLQISECIGVAEAAVAAAAPRLTGLNATFREDWDRVRGTVADLVERQEEIVGRVAAGTVDAVALLELRLDAAEAAVAAAGVEVRVAGGAGYARTSPASRRFREAAFIPVQSPSESQLRWELARARAGALSA; encoded by the coding sequence ATGCCCGAGACCCCCGCCTCCGTCGACCTCACCCCTCTCACGCTGCCGTCCGAGCTCGCCTCGACCGTCGCGGAGAACGCGAAGGCGGTGGACACCGGGGACACGGACGCGCGCTACGCCCTGCCGCTGCTGGGCGAGGCCGGCCTCCTCGACGCCGGCGCCCCGGAGGACCGGGACGGCCGGCTCATCGACATGGTCCGGACGGTCCGTGAGCTGTCCCGGTACGACCTCTCCGTCGGCTTCACCGTGTGGGCGACGCGGATGACCCTCGAGTACCTCCGCGCGTCGGAGAGCCTCCGGGCCGCGGAGCTCGCCCCGGCCCTCGCCGCCGGCGAGCGGCCCGGGGTGACCGGCATGGCCTCGGCGTTCAAGGACTTCGCCGGGTGCGGCGAGGTCGACCTCACCGCGGAGCGGGTCGACGGCGGTTACCGCGTCAGCGGGAAGCTGAACTGGGCGTCCAACCTCTACGACGACGCCGTCGTCGTGTCCGCCGCGACGACCGGGACGCCCGGGGACGGGGACGCGACGGCGACGAAGATCCTCTTCGTCGTCGAGGCCGGCGCCGAGGGGATGACCTTCGGCCGGCCCTTCGGGCTGCTCGGGCTCAACGCGACGGCGTCGGCGTGGGTGAGTCTCGACGGCGTGTTCGTCGCCGACGACGCCGTCCTCACGACGGACCTGCACCCCTTCCTCGCCCGGGTGCGGCCGACCTTCGCGCTGCTCCAGATCTCCGAGTGCATCGGCGTCGCCGAGGCGGCCGTCGCGGCCGCAGCGCCGCGGCTCACCGGGCTCAACGCCACGTTCCGTGAGGACTGGGACCGGGTGCGGGGGACCGTCGCGGACCTCGTCGAGCGTCAGGAGGAGATCGTCGGCCGGGTCGCCGCGGGCACCGTCGACGCGGTCGCCCTGCTTGAGCTGCGGCTCGACGCCGCGGAGGCCGCCGTGGCCGCCGCGGGCGTGGAGGTGCGCGTGGCCGGGGGAGCCGGGTACGCCCGGACCTCGCCCGCGTCGCGCCGGTTCCGGGAGGCCGCGTTCATCCCCGTGCAGTCGCCGTCCGAGTCGCAGCTGCGGTGGGAGCTCGCCCGGGCGCGGGCCGGCGCCCTCTCCGCCTGA
- a CDS encoding HoxN/HupN/NixA family nickel/cobalt transporter — protein sequence MTDSPDSRGTLRGLSPTVVTVNVILHVLLVAGAAAAWAAGSLGAAVTVGLLLTAYTLGLRHAFDPDHIAAIDNTTRALQDSRRTPQTVGMFFALGHSTVVVAAAALVAVSVEWAGLTEDSPVRQALGVWGAAFSGVMLLVLAVINLVTLRSLVLRVRRRPDGVAGADAAGGAGGTGDEPGRPTGALTRLLGPALRRVTRPWHMYPVGLLFGLGFDTATEVSLLILAAGGAASGTPWWVTMLLPLAFTAGMSLMDSADGVFMSRAYRWALTDPANTLRYNITMTSVSVLFAVIVGVLELLALAGDLGVDALAWAGEVPMDNAGFIVLGLFVLIFAAAVLLWRRRAHHR from the coding sequence ATGACAGACTCACCTGACTCCCGCGGCACGCTCCGCGGACTCTCCCCGACCGTCGTCACGGTCAACGTCATCCTCCACGTGCTCCTCGTCGCCGGCGCGGCGGCGGCCTGGGCGGCCGGCAGCCTCGGCGCCGCGGTCACCGTGGGACTGCTGCTCACCGCGTACACGCTGGGGCTGCGCCACGCCTTCGACCCGGACCACATCGCCGCGATCGACAACACCACGCGGGCACTCCAGGACAGCCGGCGCACCCCGCAGACGGTGGGGATGTTCTTCGCCCTCGGTCACTCGACGGTCGTCGTCGCCGCGGCGGCGCTCGTCGCGGTGTCCGTGGAGTGGGCCGGGCTCACGGAGGACTCGCCGGTGCGGCAGGCCCTGGGGGTGTGGGGTGCGGCGTTCTCGGGGGTGATGCTGCTGGTGCTCGCGGTGATCAACCTCGTCACGCTGCGCTCGCTGGTGCTCCGGGTCCGACGCCGCCCGGACGGGGTGGCCGGCGCGGACGCCGCCGGCGGTGCGGGCGGGACGGGGGACGAGCCGGGCCGGCCGACCGGGGCGCTCACGCGCCTGCTGGGCCCCGCCCTCCGCCGCGTGACGCGGCCGTGGCACATGTACCCGGTGGGGCTGCTGTTCGGCCTGGGGTTCGACACCGCCACGGAGGTGTCGCTGCTCATCCTCGCCGCGGGCGGGGCCGCGTCCGGCACCCCGTGGTGGGTGACGATGCTCCTGCCGCTGGCGTTCACCGCCGGCATGTCCCTCATGGACTCCGCCGACGGTGTCTTCATGTCCCGGGCGTACCGCTGGGCGTTGACCGACCCCGCGAACACGCTGCGCTACAACATCACGATGACGTCGGTGTCGGTGCTCTTCGCCGTCATCGTCGGCGTCCTGGAGCTGCTGGCCCTGGCCGGCGACCTCGGGGTCGACGCCCTGGCGTGGGCCGGGGAGGTGCCGATGGACAACGCGGGGTTCATCGTCCTCGGGCTGTTCGTGCTCATCTTCGCCGCCGCGGTCCTGCTGTGGCGGCGGCGGGCGCACCACCGCTGA
- the serA gene encoding phosphoglycerate dehydrogenase, with translation MSQNSRPVVLIADKLAQSTVDALGDSVEVRWVDGPNRPELLEAVKDADALLVRSATTVDAEVLSAAPKLQIVGRAGVGLDNVDIETATARGVMVANAPTSNIHSACEHAIALLLATARQIPAADATLREGEWKRSSFKGVEIFGKTVGIVGLGHIGQLFAQRLAAFETEIIAYDPYVSPARAAQLGIELVGLEELVSRADFVTIHLPKTKETAGMFDAALLSKAKEGQIIINAARGGLVDEAALAAAITDGPIRGAGFDVYSTEPCTDSPLFSLPQVVVTPHLGASTVEAQDRAGTDVAASVLRALDGDFVPDAVNVSGGKVSEEVALWLGLATKLGRVAGALLDGAATSVEVEARGELSAESVDALGLAALRGLFSGVVAEQVTFVNAPQIAEERGVHLSVSTADESVTHRSVLEVRAVTGDGTVVSVIGALTGLDRVEKIVRINGRGLDLRAEGRNLFLSYGDKPGALGTVGTILGGEGININAAALSQNTDDSSATLVLRVDKEIPKELVERIRTELGTDRAVQLDLH, from the coding sequence GTGAGCCAGAATTCCCGTCCCGTCGTCCTCATCGCCGACAAGCTCGCCCAGTCCACCGTCGACGCCCTCGGTGACTCCGTCGAGGTCCGCTGGGTCGACGGCCCGAACCGCCCCGAGCTCCTCGAGGCTGTCAAGGACGCCGACGCCCTCCTCGTCCGCTCCGCCACCACGGTGGACGCCGAGGTCCTCTCCGCGGCACCGAAGCTCCAGATCGTCGGCCGTGCCGGTGTCGGCCTCGACAACGTCGACATCGAGACCGCCACCGCGCGCGGCGTCATGGTCGCCAACGCCCCGACGTCGAACATCCACTCCGCCTGCGAGCACGCCATCGCCCTGCTCCTCGCGACCGCGCGCCAGATCCCGGCGGCGGACGCCACCCTCCGCGAGGGGGAGTGGAAGCGCTCCTCCTTCAAGGGGGTCGAGATCTTCGGCAAGACCGTCGGCATCGTCGGCCTGGGCCACATCGGGCAGCTCTTCGCCCAGCGTCTCGCCGCGTTCGAGACCGAGATCATCGCCTACGACCCGTACGTCTCCCCGGCGCGCGCCGCCCAGCTCGGCATCGAGCTCGTCGGCCTCGAGGAGCTCGTCTCCCGCGCGGACTTCGTCACCATCCACCTCCCGAAGACCAAGGAGACGGCGGGGATGTTCGACGCCGCGCTGCTCTCCAAGGCGAAGGAGGGCCAGATCATCATCAACGCGGCCCGTGGCGGTCTCGTCGACGAGGCCGCCCTCGCCGCCGCGATCACGGACGGCCCGATCCGGGGTGCCGGGTTCGACGTCTACTCGACCGAGCCGTGCACGGACTCCCCGCTGTTCAGCCTCCCGCAGGTCGTCGTCACCCCGCACCTCGGGGCGTCGACCGTCGAGGCCCAGGACCGGGCCGGCACCGACGTCGCGGCCTCCGTCCTCCGGGCCCTCGACGGTGACTTCGTCCCCGACGCGGTCAACGTCTCCGGCGGCAAGGTCTCCGAGGAGGTCGCGCTGTGGCTCGGCCTGGCGACGAAGCTCGGGCGGGTCGCCGGCGCGCTCCTCGACGGTGCCGCGACCTCGGTCGAGGTCGAGGCCCGTGGTGAGCTGTCGGCCGAGTCCGTCGACGCGCTCGGCCTCGCCGCGCTGCGCGGGCTGTTCTCCGGCGTCGTCGCCGAGCAGGTGACGTTCGTCAACGCCCCCCAGATCGCGGAGGAGCGCGGGGTGCACCTGTCGGTGTCCACCGCCGACGAGTCCGTCACCCACCGGTCGGTCCTCGAGGTCCGCGCCGTGACCGGGGACGGCACCGTCGTCTCCGTGATCGGGGCCCTCACCGGCCTCGACCGGGTGGAGAAGATCGTCCGCATCAACGGCCGCGGCCTCGACCTCCGCGCCGAGGGACGCAACCTGTTCCTCAGCTACGGCGACAAGCCCGGGGCGCTCGGCACCGTCGGGACGATCCTCGGCGGCGAGGGCATCAACATCAACGCCGCCGCGCTGTCCCAGAACACCGACGACTCCTCGGCGACGCTGGTGCTCCGCGTCGACAAGGAGATCCCGAAGGAGCTCGTGGAGCGCATCCGCACCGAGCTCGGCACGGACCGCGCCGTGCAGCTCGACCTCCACTGA
- a CDS encoding GTP-binding protein — translation MTAQTPVTILSGFLGSGKTTLLNDILGNRDGRRIAVIVNDFSEVNIDAALVAGEGHLTRGEDRFVELTNGCICCTLREDLIESTGISEPMPVAATFDWRWEDGTRLADTAPIDTMVTLVDAVQFLRLIGKRRTLADENVAVGPDDDRTVADLLVDQVEFADRIFVTKADRVSRAQLERTVALVRRMNPRARVDTLVHGRVTDIDSDPTGSRGGTTAVDLILGAHLYNEATARTWQGFTDEIENPHDPETEEYGISSVVFRGDRPFDRGRLLEALRATPGLVRSKGYCWISDRLDAVQVWHQAGPDLTIQPAGQWAAAGLTPGNEVVLIGVGFDRAAAVTRFTDAMLTDAEAAALVGEPA, via the coding sequence ATGACCGCACAGACCCCCGTCACCATCCTCTCCGGGTTCCTCGGATCCGGGAAGACGACGCTGCTCAACGACATCCTCGGCAACCGCGACGGACGTCGCATCGCCGTCATCGTCAACGACTTCTCCGAGGTCAACATCGACGCCGCCCTCGTCGCCGGCGAAGGCCACCTCACGCGCGGCGAGGACCGGTTCGTCGAGCTCACCAACGGGTGCATCTGCTGCACCCTCCGCGAGGACCTCATCGAGTCGACCGGCATCTCCGAGCCCATGCCCGTCGCCGCGACGTTCGACTGGCGGTGGGAGGACGGCACCCGCCTCGCCGACACCGCGCCCATCGACACCATGGTCACCCTCGTCGACGCCGTCCAGTTCCTCCGCCTCATCGGGAAACGCCGGACGCTCGCCGACGAGAACGTCGCCGTCGGCCCCGACGACGACCGCACCGTCGCCGACCTGCTCGTCGACCAGGTGGAGTTCGCCGACCGCATCTTCGTCACGAAGGCCGACCGGGTGAGCCGGGCGCAACTGGAGCGCACGGTCGCGCTCGTCCGCCGGATGAACCCGCGTGCGCGCGTCGACACCCTCGTCCACGGCCGGGTCACCGACATCGACAGCGACCCAACCGGGAGCCGGGGCGGCACGACCGCCGTGGACCTCATCCTCGGCGCGCACCTCTACAACGAGGCGACCGCGCGCACGTGGCAGGGGTTCACCGACGAGATCGAGAACCCGCACGACCCGGAGACCGAGGAGTACGGCATCAGCTCCGTCGTCTTCCGGGGCGACCGGCCCTTCGACCGCGGACGCCTCCTCGAGGCGCTGCGCGCCACCCCCGGACTCGTCCGGTCGAAGGGGTACTGCTGGATCTCCGACCGGCTGGACGCGGTGCAGGTGTGGCACCAGGCGGGGCCGGACCTCACGATCCAGCCCGCGGGGCAGTGGGCCGCGGCGGGCCTGACGCCCGGCAACGAGGTCGTGCTCATCGGCGTGGGCTTCGACCGCGCCGCCGCGGTGACGCGGTTCACCGACGCGATGCTCACCGACGCCGAGGCGGCGGCGCTCGTCGGCGAGCCGGCCTGA